One segment of Rubripirellula amarantea DNA contains the following:
- a CDS encoding TrmH family RNA methyltransferase → MTHIFIDRLDDNRLLPYRNLQSQSLSNDITEHFIVEGRYCVEKLAQSQWPVQSVLVQRGREDEIASWFPGSVDVCVLSVEQIRSVVGFNFHRGVLACGVRPKTQPLNRIEVTDQDPPIAIAACGISDRDNLGNIIRTATAMGIDHLLCDRRCVDPLARRVIRVSMGNVFTQKHFTLNDPPSQLKDLATTDGFRTIATTLDDDSMPISDFQIDDRPMILMLGNESTGLDQDLQKAATDRVRIPMKLATDSLNVSVATAIFLYELTRLSATFKGLRFPQGR, encoded by the coding sequence ATGACGCACATATTCATAGACCGCCTCGACGACAACAGGTTATTGCCATACCGCAATCTGCAATCGCAATCACTTAGCAACGACATCACCGAGCACTTTATCGTCGAGGGAAGATACTGTGTGGAAAAATTAGCTCAGTCCCAATGGCCCGTTCAATCGGTGCTTGTGCAACGCGGACGCGAAGACGAAATCGCGAGTTGGTTTCCTGGCAGCGTTGATGTCTGCGTTCTATCAGTCGAACAAATCCGATCGGTTGTCGGCTTTAACTTCCATCGTGGGGTGCTGGCTTGCGGAGTGCGGCCCAAGACACAACCGCTCAATCGCATTGAAGTTACCGATCAGGACCCACCGATTGCGATCGCAGCTTGCGGAATTAGCGATCGAGACAACCTGGGCAACATCATCCGCACCGCCACCGCGATGGGCATTGATCACCTTCTATGTGACCGACGTTGCGTAGATCCTCTCGCCCGCCGGGTCATCCGAGTGAGCATGGGCAACGTCTTTACCCAGAAGCACTTCACCCTGAACGATCCACCATCTCAGTTGAAAGATCTCGCCACCACCGACGGATTTCGCACCATTGCGACCACTTTGGACGACGACTCGATGCCGATCAGTGATTTCCAGATAGACGACCGCCCGATGATCTTGATGCTAGGCAACGAATCGACAGGACTTGACCAGGATCTTCAAAAGGCGGCAACAGACCGGGTCCGAATACCAATGAAATTGGCCACCGATAGTCTCAACGTATCGGTGGCCACTGCGATATTTCTGTACGAGCTAACTCGTCTTTCAGCTACGTTTAAAGGGCTTCGCTTCCCTCAAGGTAGGTAA
- a CDS encoding response regulator transcription factor has protein sequence MTISIHHVDSRALMRAGIRTFCDQHPDLELVEQASSLNQGLEQLSTVLADVLVLDVSLVGGDWQSLATRLQQVSQESTGRAVSNILAISPNQSAEEAALVTSLGARGYIACDATLDELAMAIRCVAAGRIFITHSGSARPAPHFAIQGSKNQAERDESNVAIGDSIEVGLSEREREVLTLLLDGMTNKQAAAKLFLSVKTVETYRSRIMKKHGLKNRMELIRFAKDVVDMKQMSA, from the coding sequence ATGACTATTAGTATCCACCATGTGGATAGCCGCGCCTTAATGCGCGCCGGTATCCGAACCTTTTGTGATCAACACCCAGACCTTGAACTGGTTGAACAAGCCAGCAGTCTCAACCAAGGGCTTGAACAATTGAGCACGGTTTTGGCAGACGTTCTTGTGTTGGACGTGTCGTTGGTCGGTGGCGATTGGCAATCATTGGCGACCCGCTTGCAGCAGGTATCCCAGGAATCTACTGGAAGAGCCGTCTCTAACATTTTGGCAATCTCACCGAATCAAAGTGCTGAGGAAGCCGCGTTGGTGACAAGCCTTGGTGCTCGGGGCTACATCGCATGCGACGCAACTCTGGATGAATTGGCGATGGCAATTCGATGCGTCGCTGCCGGCCGAATCTTCATCACACACAGCGGCTCCGCTCGGCCTGCACCCCATTTCGCCATCCAGGGATCTAAGAACCAAGCCGAGCGAGATGAAAGCAACGTAGCGATTGGTGATTCCATAGAAGTTGGTCTTTCCGAACGCGAACGCGAAGTGTTGACGCTATTGCTCGATGGGATGACGAACAAGCAGGCTGCGGCGAAGTTGTTCCTAAGCGTGAAGACGGTTGAAACTTACCGATCGCGAATCATGAAAAAGCACGGCCTAAAAAATCGAATGGAATTGATTCGTTTTGCGAAAGACGTGGTCGATATGAAACAGATGTCGGCGTGA
- a CDS encoding type II secretion system protein GspD, with translation MGWLVLGCVWVGTLGCVSRPLPVRPSVEQLINESLSHSMPDYEIENVPLLEDEYIEGEIEFSDELSDLPVGSSVILDGQVIVQNHQTDEVMGHPMNVVANSDYFELENAPSYDGPLFTEDFIETDIREVLTIIAEDAGIDLVVDEKVAGVVNAKLEDMPLDRAIEKVLMPLGFHYARHGNQHYVGPADPESPLFSYISTRMEYRPMHLDADVLLETVPKTMQPFVQGIKDTNLIIVEAPDRIGRQLVDRFVAMDQPVPQVILEAIICVVEPDSSLQFGLDWNHAVELNGSNALQLGVNGLALSSTYSGAGANALFDDFAKTSTFVKLLSEHGYLTIRATPHVMAQDNQQANIVINRETFFSVQPNNGNASGDNSAFFFQQDIQTVQSGITLDITPRIRGDIVTIDIEKAEVSEDVRNANTELAVNPFPIINRRSVSTTVHVKDGKTIVIGGLVQRETIDRVNRIPGLSKLPGVGYLFETTQRQTRDAEVVIFISPKIVTPQHNSQR, from the coding sequence ATGGGATGGTTGGTCTTAGGCTGTGTATGGGTGGGGACGCTTGGCTGCGTTTCGCGTCCGTTGCCAGTTCGCCCCAGCGTCGAGCAATTGATCAACGAATCGTTGAGCCATTCGATGCCGGACTACGAAATCGAGAATGTTCCGTTGCTTGAGGACGAGTATATCGAAGGCGAGATCGAATTCTCGGATGAACTCTCCGATCTTCCTGTGGGCAGCAGTGTGATCTTGGACGGACAGGTAATCGTTCAAAACCATCAGACGGACGAGGTGATGGGGCACCCCATGAACGTGGTCGCCAATAGTGACTACTTCGAACTAGAGAACGCTCCCTCTTACGATGGCCCGCTGTTTACGGAAGATTTCATCGAGACTGACATTCGAGAAGTGCTGACAATCATCGCGGAAGACGCCGGCATAGACTTGGTCGTCGATGAAAAGGTTGCTGGCGTCGTCAATGCAAAACTAGAAGACATGCCTTTGGATCGAGCCATCGAGAAAGTGTTGATGCCGCTTGGGTTTCACTATGCACGGCATGGCAATCAGCACTATGTCGGCCCCGCCGATCCTGAATCGCCGTTGTTTTCGTACATTTCAACGCGGATGGAATATCGCCCTATGCATCTGGATGCTGATGTGTTGCTCGAAACCGTCCCTAAGACGATGCAACCATTTGTGCAAGGAATCAAGGATACGAACCTGATCATCGTCGAAGCTCCCGATCGCATCGGGCGGCAACTCGTCGACCGATTCGTTGCGATGGACCAACCCGTTCCGCAGGTGATACTAGAAGCGATCATCTGCGTGGTCGAGCCAGATAGCTCGCTTCAGTTTGGGCTCGATTGGAATCACGCTGTTGAACTCAATGGATCGAACGCACTTCAACTAGGCGTGAATGGGCTTGCCTTGAGTTCCACCTATAGCGGTGCCGGAGCGAATGCACTGTTCGACGATTTTGCGAAGACTTCCACGTTCGTGAAATTGCTGTCCGAGCACGGGTATCTAACGATCCGTGCGACGCCACACGTCATGGCCCAAGACAATCAGCAAGCGAATATTGTTATCAATCGCGAGACGTTTTTCAGCGTGCAGCCTAACAATGGCAATGCGAGTGGGGACAACAGTGCATTCTTCTTCCAGCAGGACATCCAAACCGTTCAATCGGGCATCACCCTTGATATCACGCCTCGTATTCGCGGTGACATTGTCACCATTGATATCGAAAAGGCTGAGGTGAGTGAGGATGTTCGAAATGCCAATACCGAATTGGCAGTCAATCCGTTTCCGATCATCAATCGTCGTTCGGTTTCAACGACTGTGCATGTCAAAGACGGTAAAACCATCGTAATCGGTGGTTTAGTTCAACGAGAGACTATCGATCGAGTCAATCGAATCCCGGGACTGAGCAAGTTGCCAGGGGTGGGCTATCTTTTCGAGACGACACAACGCCAAACCCGCGATGCGGAAGTTGTGATCTTCATCTCCCCCAAAATTGTGACCCCGCAACACAACTCCCAACGCTAA
- a CDS encoding COG1470 family protein — MNAPNVLADSKSEVEELGDNTQRVTLTQSVEPSFHIEPIVHRFEARRGTTIPFKFEIRSTGKAMNVTVLPVQLRQELSGIILHDDNVGAPEELKILSSTEFKLAPGETTFIEGEVTVPLAKSNYLSFGVLVRDNGQSSAEANPDDPQAISAAVRFVTQYVLRVDIETGVKDLSEMDKLDFEQGNILNEEGMPVATTILSNPTNFAFECNVRSTVHSANATKPRPFRMSMLSRKTLEDEGRYLVRIMPGSKLHLTAPMGDTLFPGEQTLKLEVTNGRRSLSEKSFDFAVAGGDFPALEVSQAYLDNELSVSPAQIEIGSSDHASRACNLRFSNNSSNQKNVRVELVDLQGNAIDGVRLSSDDFAVRSGRTKTIRAAVNNRNGGGETVFGVVRIHASDESGNGSQVSELPIAILAKEEASSSVKFGELASVQQGGMTSFRFPVTNTGEGYLPVDGRLEIADGSGHALKLADGYGKWLRPGETRELAFSPNRELPAGKYQLKLHVETKDGIEPFDQTLIVDLGDQS, encoded by the coding sequence GTGAATGCCCCCAACGTCTTGGCCGATTCCAAGTCAGAGGTCGAAGAACTCGGTGACAACACGCAACGAGTCACGTTGACCCAGTCAGTGGAACCATCGTTTCATATCGAGCCAATTGTGCATCGCTTTGAAGCGAGACGCGGCACGACGATTCCTTTCAAGTTTGAAATTCGATCGACCGGCAAAGCCATGAATGTCACGGTGTTGCCAGTGCAATTACGTCAGGAGCTTTCTGGCATCATTCTGCACGACGACAATGTAGGGGCTCCCGAAGAACTGAAAATCCTTTCTTCCACCGAGTTCAAGTTAGCACCGGGTGAAACCACTTTCATCGAAGGCGAAGTGACAGTTCCTCTAGCAAAGTCAAATTACTTGTCCTTTGGTGTGCTCGTCCGTGATAACGGGCAATCGTCTGCTGAAGCGAATCCCGATGACCCCCAAGCAATTTCAGCCGCTGTTCGATTTGTGACTCAGTACGTATTGCGAGTTGACATCGAGACGGGAGTTAAAGACCTAAGCGAAATGGACAAGCTCGATTTTGAACAGGGCAACATCCTTAACGAAGAAGGGATGCCAGTCGCCACCACAATCCTGTCCAACCCCACCAACTTTGCTTTCGAATGTAACGTACGTAGCACCGTTCATTCGGCCAACGCCACCAAGCCGCGACCTTTTCGTATGTCAATGTTGTCAAGGAAAACACTGGAAGACGAAGGACGTTATCTTGTTCGAATCATGCCTGGTAGCAAACTGCACCTGACTGCACCGATGGGCGATACGTTGTTCCCCGGTGAGCAAACGTTGAAGTTGGAAGTGACCAACGGCCGTCGATCGCTCAGCGAAAAATCCTTTGACTTCGCGGTTGCCGGTGGTGATTTTCCAGCTTTGGAAGTCAGCCAAGCCTACCTCGATAACGAGCTTTCCGTGAGTCCGGCACAAATTGAAATTGGTAGCTCGGATCACGCTAGTCGTGCTTGTAATCTTCGATTTAGTAACAACTCTAGTAACCAGAAAAACGTACGCGTTGAATTGGTTGATCTTCAGGGCAATGCCATCGACGGCGTCAGGCTTTCCAGTGACGACTTTGCGGTTCGCTCGGGACGCACCAAGACGATTCGCGCGGCTGTCAATAACCGCAACGGTGGTGGTGAGACTGTGTTTGGTGTGGTTCGAATTCATGCTTCCGATGAATCGGGAAATGGATCGCAAGTTAGCGAACTACCAATTGCGATCTTGGCAAAGGAAGAGGCCAGTTCGAGCGTGAAGTTTGGTGAACTCGCCTCGGTACAGCAGGGAGGCATGACCTCGTTCCGTTTCCCCGTGACAAACACCGGTGAAGGATATCTGCCCGTGGATGGTCGATTGGAAATTGCCGATGGGTCTGGGCATGCTTTGAAGCTGGCTGATGGGTACGGCAAGTGGCTTCGTCCCGGTGAGACACGTGAGTTGGCGTTCAGTCCGAATCGTGAGCTACCTGCCGGGAAGTATCAGTTGAAGCTGCATGTTGAGACGAAGGATGGAATAGAGCCTTTCGATCAAACTCTGATTGTCGACTTGGGGGATCAGAGCTAA
- a CDS encoding DUF1592 domain-containing protein, translating into MKLPFWFVLLVCLSPALSSKASSPVVDFLSDHCLDCHSDGESSEAGLDLESVSWDLGDPKSFSLWASVLDRVASGEMPPVSESQPTADQRSEFVTVLKSRLIQHNLDRQIKNGRTVLRRLNRDEYERTVQDLLGITTPLAELLPRETPLGGFDTVAGGLRFSALHMNHYLAAANVALDQAIDLTVEPKWVNERFDYTKQEGILKNIEADKSIVRLLDDAAVMFSDASYINRIHGLNIDRSGMYRIRARARGFQTDRPVTLSLHAGNWNKASTRVLTFADVPPDESSEVEVIARLEHNEYVYPAPKGLNIDEQGHGVWHYGGEAYEAEGIAVEWIEVEGPLVESWPPPSVKNLVGDVPIEKLEHHRWVNPRTIAYELRPDDPKYSLEQTIRRFANRAFRRPVSDDDISIYLEMANAALEEGDSFESSLRMGLRGILTSPRFLTMQENTGKLDDHALACRLSYFLTSTMPDDELRELADEGRLSDPEVLRAQTQRLMDDPRSDVFVQRFTDQWLDLQRIDATSPDKMLYPEFTDLLQLCMVGETRAFFRELLQHDLSVLNFVDSDFAMLNKIIAGHYEIDGVEGQDFVRTRLPDGSLRGGVLTQASVLKVTANGTVTSPVARGAFVLTRLLNSPPSPPPPGVGSIEPDTRGATTVREQLAKHSVDMTCARCHAAIDPPGFALENFDVIGGYRERYRSTGDGERVTDKKLNGRMIWQYKYGLPVDSGGTTSDGTEFRDVKEFKEWLLSDPDRIASAIAAQLLTYATGTPIELADRERVDEIVARSRDSQFGLRTIVHEIVQSKIFQTK; encoded by the coding sequence ATGAAGTTACCGTTCTGGTTTGTCTTACTAGTGTGTCTTAGCCCCGCGTTGTCATCAAAGGCGTCGAGCCCCGTCGTTGACTTTTTGTCCGACCATTGTTTGGATTGCCATAGCGATGGTGAATCTTCAGAAGCGGGCTTAGATTTAGAAAGCGTTTCGTGGGACTTAGGCGATCCTAAATCGTTTTCACTATGGGCGAGTGTTCTCGATCGCGTGGCCAGTGGTGAGATGCCACCGGTTTCAGAATCACAGCCCACCGCTGATCAACGATCTGAATTTGTGACTGTTCTGAAATCCCGCCTCATTCAGCACAATCTGGATCGTCAGATCAAGAATGGTCGCACAGTGCTACGACGTCTCAACCGCGACGAGTACGAGCGCACTGTTCAAGACTTGTTGGGCATTACGACACCGCTTGCCGAGCTTCTACCGCGAGAAACACCGTTGGGCGGTTTCGATACCGTGGCGGGAGGTTTGCGTTTTTCGGCCCTGCACATGAATCACTACCTAGCGGCGGCCAACGTTGCCCTAGACCAAGCGATTGATTTGACGGTGGAACCGAAGTGGGTCAACGAGCGATTTGATTACACCAAGCAAGAAGGCATTCTCAAGAACATTGAAGCCGACAAATCGATCGTTCGGTTACTTGATGATGCCGCTGTCATGTTCTCGGATGCCTCGTATATCAATCGGATCCATGGACTCAATATTGACCGTTCGGGAATGTACCGCATTCGTGCTCGAGCCAGGGGATTTCAAACGGACCGTCCGGTGACGCTAAGCCTGCATGCAGGTAATTGGAACAAAGCATCCACACGAGTGCTAACGTTCGCGGATGTCCCGCCTGATGAATCATCGGAAGTCGAGGTTATCGCGAGGCTTGAGCACAACGAATACGTTTATCCGGCACCCAAAGGTCTCAATATCGACGAGCAAGGCCATGGAGTGTGGCATTACGGCGGAGAAGCTTACGAAGCGGAAGGGATTGCGGTCGAGTGGATTGAGGTCGAAGGACCTTTGGTGGAATCATGGCCTCCGCCTAGTGTGAAGAACTTGGTGGGTGATGTTCCCATCGAAAAGTTAGAACATCATCGATGGGTGAATCCCAGGACGATTGCTTACGAACTTCGTCCTGATGACCCCAAATATTCGCTTGAACAAACGATTCGACGATTTGCTAATCGTGCATTTAGGCGACCGGTCAGCGACGATGACATCTCGATTTATCTTGAAATGGCAAACGCAGCGTTGGAAGAAGGCGACAGTTTTGAATCGTCGCTTCGGATGGGACTGCGCGGGATTTTGACATCACCTCGCTTCCTGACCATGCAAGAGAATACTGGGAAGCTTGACGATCATGCGCTTGCTTGCCGATTGTCGTACTTTCTAACCAGCACGATGCCTGATGACGAACTACGCGAACTTGCCGACGAAGGGAGATTGTCCGACCCAGAAGTTTTGCGTGCTCAAACTCAGCGTTTGATGGACGACCCACGAAGTGATGTCTTTGTCCAACGATTCACGGATCAATGGCTCGATTTGCAACGCATCGATGCGACATCACCCGACAAGATGTTGTATCCCGAGTTCACGGATCTGTTGCAGTTGTGCATGGTGGGTGAAACTCGGGCATTCTTTCGAGAACTCTTGCAACATGATTTGTCAGTCCTGAATTTCGTCGATAGCGATTTTGCAATGTTGAATAAGATCATCGCAGGTCACTACGAGATTGACGGTGTTGAGGGGCAAGACTTCGTCCGTACTCGGCTTCCCGATGGTTCACTTCGCGGTGGAGTGTTAACTCAGGCGAGTGTATTAAAAGTGACCGCGAACGGGACTGTTACCTCACCCGTCGCGCGCGGTGCGTTTGTCTTGACTCGCTTGCTCAATTCGCCGCCGTCGCCGCCACCACCCGGGGTTGGATCGATCGAGCCTGACACCCGCGGTGCTACCACGGTGCGCGAACAACTCGCTAAGCATAGCGTCGATATGACTTGTGCTAGGTGTCATGCGGCCATTGATCCGCCAGGATTTGCACTCGAGAACTTTGATGTGATTGGCGGGTATCGTGAACGATATCGTTCAACCGGCGATGGCGAACGAGTGACGGACAAGAAACTCAATGGTCGAATGATCTGGCAATACAAATACGGATTGCCAGTGGATTCAGGCGGGACCACGTCGGATGGAACTGAGTTTCGAGATGTGAAAGAGTTTAAAGAATGGTTGCTCAGCGATCCCGATCGCATCGCTTCGGCAATTGCCGCTCAGCTCCTGACCTACGCCACGGGAACCCCTATTGAACTCGCCGATCGAGAACGAGTTGACGAGATTGTCGCACGTTCTCGTGATTCACAATTCGGCCTCCGCACGATCGTTCACGAGATCGTGCAAAGCAAAATTTTTCAAACGAAATGA
- a CDS encoding DUF1552 domain-containing protein, which produces MNLSLQHNRFGATPRHSVDRRRFLKAAGISLGLPMLDRWSTRAGADSPDESPHRLMFMCTTLGLHGPNFFPSQVGSDFELPTYLQPLTDHRNDFTVFSGLSHPDQAGNDGHASEKTFLTSARHPGLSGFQNTLSVDQYAAEQLGYVTRFPAINLSTDHGTQSYTRSGVMLPAIPSPSKMYAELFLAGSDQEIKRQIQNLKEGRSILDAVARDARKLAGSSSKADKARLVEYFQSVRDLEKKLEAAQQWVNRPKPSVDAEQPTDIENTADLIGRMTLMLDLVPLILQTDSTRVLTMSVQCRNDVPLVDGVDTDHHSLSHHGQDEAKIEQLKRVELAQMKAFGELIQKLSKKDESGQRLLDHTSIMLGSNLGNANSHDWRNLPILLAGGGYRHGQHIAYDKDNNRPLCDLFVTMLQRQGHETDSFGSGSSTIDVA; this is translated from the coding sequence ATGAACCTTTCCCTACAGCACAATCGCTTTGGCGCGACTCCTCGTCACAGCGTTGACCGTCGACGTTTTTTGAAAGCGGCAGGCATTAGTTTGGGATTGCCCATGCTCGATCGTTGGTCAACTCGAGCAGGGGCGGATTCACCTGACGAATCTCCCCATCGACTGATGTTCATGTGCACGACACTTGGATTGCATGGACCTAATTTTTTTCCATCGCAAGTCGGATCGGACTTTGAGCTTCCCACCTATTTGCAACCGCTCACCGATCATCGAAACGACTTCACGGTGTTTTCGGGTTTGTCGCACCCGGATCAAGCCGGTAACGATGGTCATGCTTCAGAGAAGACGTTTCTTACTTCGGCTCGTCATCCGGGTTTGAGTGGCTTTCAGAATACATTGTCCGTTGACCAGTACGCAGCGGAACAACTTGGGTATGTGACGAGGTTCCCAGCGATCAATTTAAGTACTGACCATGGGACTCAGTCGTACACGCGTAGCGGTGTCATGCTTCCGGCGATCCCATCGCCGTCAAAAATGTACGCAGAGCTGTTCTTGGCGGGATCCGACCAAGAGATCAAACGACAGATCCAAAACTTAAAGGAAGGTCGCAGCATTCTTGACGCAGTCGCCCGCGATGCTCGCAAGTTGGCCGGTTCAAGCAGCAAAGCCGACAAGGCTCGGTTGGTTGAATACTTTCAAAGCGTGCGTGATCTAGAAAAGAAGTTGGAAGCAGCCCAGCAATGGGTCAATCGTCCTAAGCCCAGTGTTGACGCGGAGCAACCAACGGATATCGAGAACACCGCTGACTTGATAGGCCGTATGACCTTGATGCTTGATTTGGTGCCATTGATTCTGCAAACCGATTCCACTCGCGTGCTGACAATGAGCGTTCAATGTCGTAACGATGTTCCGCTGGTGGACGGTGTCGACACGGACCACCACAGCCTTTCACATCATGGTCAGGATGAAGCCAAGATCGAACAGTTGAAGCGAGTTGAACTTGCGCAGATGAAAGCGTTTGGCGAACTGATCCAAAAGTTGTCCAAGAAGGACGAGTCGGGCCAACGGTTGCTCGATCACACTTCGATCATGCTTGGCAGTAATTTGGGCAACGCCAATAGCCACGATTGGCGCAACTTGCCAATCTTGCTTGCTGGGGGTGGCTACCGTCACGGACAGCACATCGCTTATGACAAGGACAACAACCGTCCTTTGTGCGACCTGTTCGTGACGATGCTACAGCGACAAGGCCACGAAACGGATTCGTTCGGGTCGGGAAGCTCAACCATTGATGTGGCGTAG
- a CDS encoding PEP-CTERM sorting domain-containing protein (PEP-CTERM proteins occur, often in large numbers, in the proteomes of bacteria that also encode an exosortase, a predicted intramembrane cysteine proteinase. The presence of a PEP-CTERM domain at a protein's C-terminus predicts cleavage within the sorting domain, followed by covalent anchoring to some some component of the (usually Gram-negative) cell surface. Many PEP-CTERM proteins exhibit an unusual sequence composition that includes large numbers of potential glycosylation sites. Expression of one such protein has been shown restore the ability of a bacterium to form floc, a type of biofilm.) codes for MPISRSAHFFSDFAQSRTIAILAGLTFALCNPWSANAELLAVSGGYDTNGNLLESFLYSVDESTGSANLVGSGTGVTHLSGLAIHPTTGVLYAIENVPTSGLGKLHTIDRATGTASPIGNTNTLISDIGFHSNGTLYGWLEFGSSVAFTDDTDVLVTIDTASAQIAFVGSHQVASNQTGLAFANDDTLYLKSGEVERGGKPQSEWIGSLRTLNPLDGSVEPTSASRLDTSPYSISTLTIDDAGRGYTIVNYNEGSALESINIETGEISHIGLITDANHLDESGSPNPLNIRALVAVQAVPEPSSVLAIAITSAAWIIFRRRKRLETTTAD; via the coding sequence ATGCCCATTTCTCGTTCTGCTCATTTCTTCAGCGACTTTGCTCAATCACGAACAATTGCCATTCTCGCAGGGCTGACGTTCGCGTTATGCAATCCTTGGTCGGCAAACGCTGAATTGCTAGCCGTGTCCGGTGGCTACGACACCAACGGAAACTTGCTTGAATCATTTCTCTACAGCGTCGATGAATCGACGGGGTCAGCCAATCTGGTTGGCAGCGGCACCGGCGTGACCCATCTTTCGGGACTGGCGATTCATCCAACTACCGGCGTGCTCTACGCGATCGAGAATGTTCCCACGTCTGGATTGGGAAAACTGCATACGATCGATCGCGCAACAGGTACTGCATCTCCGATTGGAAATACGAACACTTTGATTTCGGACATCGGTTTCCATTCCAACGGAACACTTTATGGTTGGCTGGAATTCGGCAGTTCAGTTGCGTTCACCGATGACACCGACGTCTTGGTCACCATTGATACCGCGTCCGCTCAGATCGCGTTCGTTGGCTCGCACCAGGTCGCGAGCAACCAAACCGGACTTGCCTTTGCAAATGACGACACTCTTTATTTGAAGTCGGGTGAAGTTGAACGCGGCGGCAAGCCGCAATCCGAATGGATCGGTTCGTTGCGGACCCTCAATCCACTCGACGGCAGTGTCGAACCGACTTCAGCAAGCCGTCTCGATACTTCGCCGTACTCCATCAGTACACTGACGATCGACGATGCAGGACGAGGCTACACCATCGTCAACTACAACGAAGGTTCCGCGTTAGAATCCATCAACATCGAAACGGGAGAAATCTCGCACATCGGGCTAATCACAGACGCCAACCATCTGGACGAATCTGGATCTCCCAACCCGCTTAACATTCGAGCGTTGGTAGCCGTGCAAGCAGTACCAGAACCATCTTCAGTTCTGGCAATCGCGATCACCTCAGCGGCTTGGATAATCTTTCGCCGTCGGAAACGCTTGGAAACGACGACCGCAGACTGA
- a CDS encoding HesB/IscA family protein gives MAVKLTERAAEEVKRFRTEHNFGDEMVLRIGIAAGGCSGFSYTLNFDDSFDDKADTKYECHDVAVVVDKKSALYLDGTTVDWYESLEKQGFTFENPNAVKSCGCGSSFQA, from the coding sequence ATGGCAGTCAAACTGACCGAACGAGCCGCCGAAGAAGTCAAGCGATTCCGTACCGAGCACAATTTCGGTGATGAAATGGTCTTGCGCATTGGTATCGCAGCGGGCGGCTGCAGCGGGTTCAGCTACACGCTGAATTTCGATGATAGCTTCGATGACAAAGCTGATACCAAATACGAATGCCACGACGTCGCTGTCGTCGTGGATAAAAAGAGTGCCCTGTACCTCGATGGAACCACCGTCGATTGGTACGAAAGCCTCGAAAAACAAGGTTTCACTTTCGAGAACCCCAACGCGGTAAAGAGTTGTGGTTGCGGAAGCTCATTCCAAGCGTAA